From Leptospira kirschneri serovar Cynopteri str. 3522 CT:
TTTTTCGTCTTTGGTATGTTCGCCGAAAAGTGGTTTAAAGAACCTAAAAATTTTTTACTACTTTTCGAAAAGACCGGCCCTCTACCCTATTCTTTTAGTAAAATTCTTTTTTCCGGAATTTTGTTGTACTTAGTTGTAGTGGGTATTATAGGTTATTTTTGGAAATTTGATTCTTCCAATCATCTTATCTTTTATCCTCTTGTTATGTTTTTATTTTTATTTTTTTGGGCGGAAAGTTCTCAAGAAAACAACAAACATAAAAGGTTCATTTCCATTTTCGCGTTTATAGGCAAAAATAGTATGGGGATTTTTTTTCTACATCCTATACTGATTCATTGGATGCACGCCCTAAATCCTTTCGATTGGGGCGCCTGGCCTCTGATCTTTATCGTCGGCTTTTTGAACGTAATCCTTCCTCTTGTCACTTGGCTATTTTTTACGAAAACGATTCATTGGGTTCTTCAAAAAATCAAAACATTCTAATACTCTTATAAGTATTTAAGAATGTATGCCGCTAAATTAGAATTGTCAGAAAGATGTGTTTTTATAATACTCAACTATCTATTGTTATCCGATTCAGTGATTTAGAGTTAGGCGTCGCCCTCATTTAAGACGCAAGCCATCCGTGATTGGCTTAGTTATGTATTGCGAGGCTATAAGTTTATTTTTTATTCAATCTAGGATATAGTGTTGAAATTTTATTTAATTCTAAAAATATTAATTATAATATTATTTCGGAAATCAATATGAGTATAGTATCCAATATTGAGTGGACAGATTCTACTTGGAATCCAACTAGAGGTTGTTCAAAAGTTAGTGCTGGGTGTAAAAATTGTTATGCGGAAACTTTTGCTGAAAGATTTAGAGGAGTTAAAGGTCATCCATTTGAGTTTGGTTTTGATCTTAGGATAATAAAAGAAAAACTTTATGAACCTATCAAGTGGATTAGTCCAAGAAAAATATTTGTGAATTCAATGAGTGATTTGTTTCATGAAAATGTTGATGATGAATATATTTATAAAGTATTTTCGGTAATGAAGATTGCCGATTGGCACACTTATCAAGTTCTAACGAAAAGACCCGAAAGAATGAAGAAACTTTTTTCTTCAACACTGAAAGAGTTTTCTAAATGCAAGCATATCTGGTTAGGTGTCAGCGTAGAAAATAAGAAAAGTGGAATAAAAAGGATTAAAACCCTTCAACAGACAAATGTCGTAATGAGATTTTTATCCATTGAACCTTTGTTAGAAGATATTGGAAAACTTAATTTAAACAAAATTGATTGGGTTATAGTCGGTGGGGAAAGCGGCCCCCGCGCTCGTCCGATGAAAGAAGAATGGGTAATTCCAATACTTGAAAGTTGCAAAAAAGCTAAAATTCCTTTTTTCTTTAAGCAATGGGGTGGTGTTCGAAA
This genomic window contains:
- a CDS encoding DUF5131 family protein, with amino-acid sequence MSIVSNIEWTDSTWNPTRGCSKVSAGCKNCYAETFAERFRGVKGHPFEFGFDLRIIKEKLYEPIKWISPRKIFVNSMSDLFHENVDDEYIYKVFSVMKIADWHTYQVLTKRPERMKKLFSSTLKEFSKCKHIWLGVSVENKKSGIKRIKTLQQTNVVMRFLSIEPLLEDIGKLNLNKIDWVIVGGESGPRARPMKEEWVIPILESCKKAKIPFFFKQWGGVRKHETGRTLKGRIYNGFPKIESKKAPVRQVIVDKLKAAASFI